Proteins encoded together in one Acipenser ruthenus chromosome 22, fAciRut3.2 maternal haplotype, whole genome shotgun sequence window:
- the LOC117431191 gene encoding eukaryotic translation initiation factor 3 subunit B, which produces MRDTENMAAEAEFDEDEEPSFSDPEDFVDDVSEDELLGDLLKERPQEADGIDSVVVVDNVPQVGPERLEKLKNVIHKIFSKFGKITNEFYPEGDGNTKGYIFLEYSCPAHALEAVKNADGYKLDKQHTFRVNVFTDFDKYMNISDEWETPEKQPFKDFGNLRHWLEDADCRDQYSVIFESGERTGIFANDIKEPIVVEERARWTETYVRWSPRGTYLATFHQRGIALWGGEKFKQIQRFSHQGVQLIDFSPCERYLVTFSPLMDTKDDPQAIIIWDVLTGQKKRGFHCESSAHWPIFKWSHDGKFFARMTQDTLSIYETPSMGLLDKKSLKITGIKDFSWSPGDNIIAFWVPEDKDIPARVTLMQLPSRQEIRVRNLFNVVDCKLHWQKNGDYLCVKVDRTPKGTQGVVTNFEIFRMREKQVPVDVVEMKEGIIAFAWEPNGSKFAVLHGESPRINSSFYHVKNNGKIELIKTFDKQQANSIFWSPQGQFLVLAGLRSMNGALAFVDTSDCTMMNIAEHYMASDVEWDPTGRYVVTSVSWWSHKVDNAFWLWTFQGRLLQKNNKDRFCQLLWRPRPPTLLNVEEIKLIKKDLKKYSKIFEQKDRLSQSKASKELVDRRRTMIEEYHAYRDNAQKIYQEQRLLRLDLREGVDTDELDSNVEDWEEETIEFFVTEEIIPLGEQA; this is translated from the exons ATGCGTGATACAGAGAATATGGCGGCAGAAGCCGAATTTGATGAGGACGAAGAACCCTCTTTTAGCGACCCAGAGGATTTCGTGGATGACGTTAGTGAAGACG AGCTGCTGGGCGATCTCCTGAAGGAGAGACCACAGGAGGCAGATGGGATTgactctgttgttgttgttgacaaCGTACCTCAGGTTGGACCAGAACGTCTTGAGAAACTAAAGAATGTCATCCACAAGATCTTCTCAAAGTTTGGCAAAATCACAAACGAATTTTACCCAGAGGGAGATGGTAATACAAAAGG GTACATTTTCCTGGAGTACTCCTGTCCTGCTCATGCTCTTGAGGCTGTGAAGAATGCAGATGGATACAAGCTGGACAAGCAGCACACCTTTAGGGTTAACGTCTTCACAGACTTTGACAA gtATATGAATATCAGTGATGAATGGGAAACACCAGAGAAGCAGCCATTCAAAGACTTT GGGAACCTGCGACACTGGCTGGAAGATGCGGACTGCAGAGATCAATATAGCGTGATTTTTGAATCTGGGGAACGCACAGGCATTTTTGCCAATGATATCAAGGAACCAATTGTTGTTGAAGAGAGAGCA cGCTGGACAGAGACGTACGTCCGCTGGTCTCCTAGAGGTACCTATCTGGCCACATTCCATCAGAGGGGCATTGCTCTGTGGGGAGGAGAGAAGTTTAAACAGATCCAGAGGTTCAGCCACCAAGGGGTGCAGCTCATTGACTTCTCTCCATGTGAAAG GTACCTGGTTACATTCAGCCCTCTGATGGACACAAAAGATGACCCGCAGGCCATCATCATCTGGGATGTCCTGACTGGACAGAAAAAGAGAGGCTTCCATTGTGAGAGCTCTGCACATTGGCCAATCTTCAA gTGGAGTCATGATGGAAAATTCTTTGCCAGAATGACACAAGACACTCTCAGCATCTATGAGACCCCA tctaTGGGGTTATTAGACAAGAAAAGTTTAAAAATCACTGGGATAAA GGATTTCTCTTGGTCTCCGGGTGACAATATCATTGCTTTCTGGGTACCTGAGGATAAAGATATCCCAGCAAGGGTGACGCTCATGCAGCTTCCGTCTCGGCAAGAGATCCGAGTCAGAAACCTGTTCAACGTGGTGGACTGTAAGCTTCACTGGCAGAAGAACGGGGATTACCTTTGTGTGAAGGTAGACAGGACCCCCAAAGGCACGCAG GGTGTGGTGACAAACTTTGAAATCTTCCGAATGAGGGAAAAGCAAGTGCCAGTTGATGTGGTAGAAATGAAAG aggGCATCATAGCCTTTGCTTGGGAGCCAAACGGCAGTAAATTTGCTGTGCTGCACGGAGAGTCTCCCAGAATAAATTCATCATTCTACCATGTTAAAAACAATGGCAAAATTGAGCTTATCA AAACGTTTGATAAGCAGCAAGCAAACAGTATTTTCTGGAGTCCTCAGGGTCAGTTTTTGGTGTTGGCTGGTCTGAGAAG CATGAACGGTGCTTTGGCATTTGTTGACACTTCGGACTGCACCATGATGAATATTGCAGAACATTACATGGCATCAGATGTAGAATGGGACCCAACTGGACGATATGTTGTTACATCAGTGTCTTGGTGGAGCCATAAG GTGGACAATGCATTTTGGCTGTGGACCTTTCAGGGTCGTCTCCTTCAGAAAAACAACAAGGATCGTTTTTGCCAGCTTTTGTGGAGACCCCGACCACCAACACTTCTTAATGTGGAGGAGATAAAA ctcATAAAGAAGGATCTGAAGAAGTACTCCAAGATCTTTGAGCAGAAGGATCGTCTGAGTCAGTCCAAGGCCTCCAAG GAACTGGTTGACAGGAGACGAACAATGATAGAAGAGTATCATGCATACCGGGATAATGCCCAGAAGATATACCAGGAGCAAAGATTGCTTCGCCTGGATCTTAGAGAAG GTGTGGACACGGACGAGCTCGACAGCAATGTTGAAGACTGGGAGGAGGAGACCATTGAATTTTTCGTCACTGAAGAAATTATTCCCCTTGGAGAACAGGCGTAG